TCGCCGCCGGCGGATGGAGTGCAGCAGATCGAGCCCGGATTACGGGAGAGGTGAGGGCTACAGACAACGCCGGCCGCGCTGCGGAGATGGCCCGGCTGCTGCTGCAGCAGATGGGTGCCGGCCTGCAATTTGCAGAAAACCAGATCGTCATCGATTTGCCTCCTGCAATGGAACCGAAGTAACTGCATGAAGGCGGAGACGTTAAAAATCCTCATCATCGATGATGAGGATCTGCTCCGGGAGGGCTGCAGGAGGCTGTTGGAGATGGCAGGCTATGAGGTAGCAACGGCCGCCGATGCGGAGGAGGGATTGCAAAAGGCGGCCTCAGGCGCTTTTGGCATTGTCTTCGTCGATTTCCGGATGCCGGGCATGACCGGTATCGAGTTTATCCGCCGGATGCAGGAAAGCAGCCCCACCACCGATGTTGTGATGATGACCGGGTATGCCAGCATTGAGATGGCGGTCGAGGCGATGAAGAACGGTGCACGCGACTATATCTCCAAGCCCTTTGAAGCGGAGCAACTCCTCGAAATTGTCAGCCGGCTGGCGCGGAGGCATGCGCCACCGGCTTCGCAGCCGGCCGGAGAACTGGATTTTACCCTCCAGGGCAAGTCGATCCGTATCATCGGCAGGGTGGAAGCCATGCAGGAACTCTTTGCCCTGGTGCGCAAGGTCGCGCCCACCGATAGCACAGTCCTGATCGAAGGGGAGAGTGGAACGGGCAAGGAGATGATCGCGCGTGCCATTCACGCCCTCAGCAACCGCAAGAACAAGCCCTTTTATGCCATGGATTGCGGTTCGCTGGTCGAGTCGCTTTTTGAAAGCGAATTGTTCGGCCATGTCAAAGGCTCTTTTACCGGCGCGACGGCGACCAAACATGGCGCCCTGGAGTTGGCGCACGGAGGCACCTTCTTTTTCGATGAGATCGGCAACATCTCCCTGAACGTTCAGGCCAAGGTCCTGCGGGCGATTCAGGAGAAGGAGATTCGCCGCATCGGTTCCACCCAGACCATCCCCGTGGATGTCCGGGTGATCGCCGCCACCAACCGCGATCTGCGCGCCGCTGTCGCGGCGGGAGAATTCCGCGAGGACCTATACTACCGCTTGAGCGTTATTCCAATCCGGCTGCCTCCATTACGCGAAAGAGTCCAAGATATAGATATTTTACTCGATCATTTCATCCAAAAACATAATAAGCGACGACAGCAAAATCCTATTGAAAAGATATCTC
This portion of the bacterium genome encodes:
- a CDS encoding sigma-54 dependent transcriptional regulator, producing the protein MKAETLKILIIDDEDLLREGCRRLLEMAGYEVATAADAEEGLQKAASGAFGIVFVDFRMPGMTGIEFIRRMQESSPTTDVVMMTGYASIEMAVEAMKNGARDYISKPFEAEQLLEIVSRLARRHAPPASQPAGELDFTLQGKSIRIIGRVEAMQELFALVRKVAPTDSTVLIEGESGTGKEMIARAIHALSNRKNKPFYAMDCGSLVESLFESELFGHVKGSFTGATATKHGALELAHGGTFFFDEIGNISLNVQAKVLRAIQEKEIRRIGSTQTIPVDVRVIAATNRDLRAAVAAGEFREDLYYRLSVIPIRLPPLRERVQDIDILLDHFIQKHNKRRQQNPIEKISPEVLDLFRRYPWPGNIRELENVIERAAVIEAGTELRLHSLPPHLRSFPGQQEPAGPTEPRSLVDVEKDHIRKTLERCRGNISHAARLLGIDRKTLYEKIRRYDLSAS